The Clarias gariepinus isolate MV-2021 ecotype Netherlands chromosome 20, CGAR_prim_01v2, whole genome shotgun sequence genome includes the window catcagagattttttttctctctctcaggattGTGACAGAAATATCCAGGGTACACTACCTTGTTTAAACTCCATGCTGACCCGTGCTTAAAACCCAAgagcagcatttaaacactacacactcactttaattaaacacaaaggtGAAAACCAGCTGATTatataaatgttgttgttgttggggtTTCAACAGCAGaacctctgacacacacacacacacacacacacacaccaggtctCAGTATGAACTGGTCTTATTGTCATGgctgagcagtgtgtgtgtgtgtgtgtgtgttaatttggGGTTACATCTCCTATATAATATGTTTGTATAAACGGTTGTGTGTGTACTTTAAGACGTATTAAATCGCCTCGGCGTGTGACCGTTGCTCACTTCCGGTTTGCGCGCGCtcgagagagaggcagagagcgCGCGTGATGGGTAACTGCTCGAGCGTCGCGCGTGCCCCTTTGAGCGTCTATCGGCGCCTGTAATGGTGACGTCGACGTGGAGGCGGGGCCCTGCGAATTAACCGGCTCCGCCCCCACAGCTAATGAGTGCgtggattctctctctctctctctctctctctttttttttttaaaggctccTCCCCTTTTTGCCCAGCTGGCGGCTTTGTACGTCTGTGTCCGTCCTTccgtccgtgtgtgtgtgtgtgtgtgtgtcccctccCCCTGTTCCttcccctctctgtctctccctctttttaatggtgtgtgtgtttgtgagagagaggaagagacacggcgcagtggtgtgtgtgtgtgtgtcacctgaaggagaagagaaagagaaatgttAAGAGGTCGTGGAGCTAGAAACCCGCACGTGAGTCTATCTCTatagcttattattattattattattattattatgaccatCTGTGTCGCGTGATTTCTGGAGCGcgcgctccctctctctctctctctctctctcgcgcgcgcgcgcgcgctctggGTGGATGCTGGTCGTTCTGTGAGTATTATAGGATGTAGCAATCACGAGCCCCGGTCGTCATGGCGACTGAGCGCTCGAGCGCGTTATAACAGGCTGTGTGAGTGGAAAATGCTAAGCTAGTTGAGTCAGCACATCATCAGGAGGTTGGGTGTTTGTCATTAAATTACTGATAGACTGAGATCCTGTTTCCTCCATCCTACTGAAACAATGGTCTGACACACTGAACCctccagaacacacacaccgtgACCTCGGACAGGGCgcagcggtgtgtgtgtgtgtgtgttctgtctaATCAGACATGCTGATAACACTCAGACGGCCTTGATCGTAAGCGTGCACACCGTCTGACAAGTGTCTAAACAGGCAGGTTggctacaggtgtgtgtgtgtgtgtgtgtgtgtgtgtgtgtagggggagGTGGGTGGCCTGTGGCCGGAAAAGAAACTAGTTTGTCCTGACACACAGCTGTAGATCTGGTTTTCACCCATCGGTATGtgaacaaggttttttttttttttgctttttgtgagtgtgtgaaagagagacaaAGTATCAAAGAGCTTCAAAAAGTCAGAAATCTTCAAACAGGTCTGATGGGATCTGAATAAGTGCTGAGGGCTGTAGGCTCATCGAGCTGATGCCCCCAGGGCAAATATTTACTCCAAGTAGGGCATCTGAGGATTAAATCATGTGTAGGTCTGGTTCTAGATTTATCATCATCAgcgtttgttttatttagtttttgttttatgaatgaataaataaatttgcctgcattcattttaatacacaactatatatacataaaccatatcgtgtgtgtgtgtgtgtgtgtgttgattttgCGTCTTTGAGTAAACACTAGTTCAGGAACTAACGTGTTTGTTCAAGCAAATGTGGTTATGTGGACATCTtacccgcacacacacagtgatgtcTTTTCCGTgaggtaaagtaaaaaaaaaatttcctaatgatctgtgtgtgtgtgtgtgtgtgtgtgtgtttgtttaggaACTGTACTACCTGCAGATGCAGCGGGCGGAGGAGAAGATGGAGCGTGAGGAGAGCAGAGGGACCGAGGAGCCCGGGCGGAGGCTGAAGGTGTGCGTGGCCACCTGTAACCGAGCCGATTACTCCAAACTCGCCCCCATCATGTTTGGCCTCAAGGCGCAGCCCGACCTGTTCGAGCTCGAGGTCATCGTCCTGGGCTCGCATCTCATCGACGATTacgggtacacacacacacacacacacacacacacacacacacacacacacaggcactgtTCAGTATACTCATAATACCCATAACGCACTGTGGATTGTATAGGGCTCTATTACACACAGGGCATTCTGGGTATTCTGTATCTCACGTTGGTGATTTTAATAACCCCTCCCCCCTCCGTCTTTCTCTCAGTAACACGTACCGTATGATCGAGCAGGACGAGTTCAACATCAGCTCCAGCCTCCACACCATCGTCCGCGGTGAGGACGAAGCCGCCATGGTGGAGTCCCTCGGCCTGGCGCTGGTCAAGCTCCCGGACGTCCTCCACCGCCTCGCGCCTCACGTCCTGATCGTCCACGGCGACCGCTTCGACGCCCTCGCCGTGGCCACGGCGGCGGCCCTGATGAACGTGCGCATCCTCCACGTGGAGGGTGGGGAAGTGAGCGGCACCATCGACGACTCCATCCGGCACGCCATCACCAAACTGGCGCACTACCATGCCGTGTGCACGCGCGCCGCCCATACGCACCTTCTCGCCATGTGCGAGGATCACAACCGCATCCTGCTGGCCGGCTGCCCGTCGTACGACCGCCTACTTACCGCGTGGCACCGCGACGACTACGAGGACATCATCAAAAACTGGATTGGTGCGCGCGCAAACTGAATCCAGTTCATCACACGGACTTCACTAACGGGTGTGATCTCTAAtcccgtgtatgtgtgtgtgtgtgtttgtaggtgaAGGCGTAAAGGAGTCGGACTACATCGTGGCTCTGCAGCATCCTGTCACTACAGACATCAAAACCTCCATCAAGATCTACGAGCTCATGCTGACCGCGCTCATCTCGTTCGACAAGAAGACGCTCATCCTGTTCCCCAACGTCGATGCtggtgaccacacacacacacacacacacacacacacacaatattatacattaaacatatgtttgtgatgatgtaaccggttgtaaaatgtgtgtgttggtgtgtacaGGCAGTAAGGACATGGTGCGCGTCATGAGGAAGTTGGGAATCGAAAAGCACCCGAACTTCCGCGCCGTCAAACACGTTCCCTTTAACCAGTTTATCCAGCTGGTGGCTCACGCAGGCTGCATGGTGGGGAACAGCAGCTGTGGGGTGCGCGAGGCCGGCGCCTTCGGGACGCCCGTCGTCAACTTGGGCACACGCCAGACCGGCCGAGAAACAGGTGGCTAACGCTCACCCGTCATCtgaccacacactcacacaccgaACGCGAAACTTGCACAGCAACACGGAGCTGAAGAGCACTCACAAGGAGCTGATAaggagtttaaataaataaataaactgatgcATTTATCAAACACTTAACAATGACAAATACAGATAGTCCTTGAATTTATTCCCGCAAATACGAATGAACTAACATTCGTGCAGTTCCCCAGATACCAATATCTACATTTCCATACAGTATTTTCAATGTGTACGTGACGAACAAAACCAACTTACGAACGTGCTACTGCAAcggaacttgtttgtaagtagGGGACTACCTGCATAGATAATATTCTTAGTGTACATTCGTTCTGTTAACATGCTCTGGACCTCCACTGGAAAGTTTTATGTTTTACGTCATTatagaaccttttttttttttttaaccatagtTCACTATCATACCCTACAtccataagtcccccagatctgctcctttatctagggaaaatctatttataaaaatgcttggctaaataaataggtttttagcctggacttaaacactgagactgtgtctgagtcccgaacattaattggaagactattctaTAACATTAggactttgtaagaaaaagctccacCCCCTGCTAGTTTCTAGCTTCATTATGCAAGGTACCAACAAATAGACTGCACCTCACTCAGATACAGCGGCATGAGacagtttaatttgaaaaagCCTTAAAAGTAGTACCCTAAGTAGTGTACATCTGGACTGTTAGGGGTTTAGGTTAATGTTCAAACAAAGATGCCATGGTGTGAAATTCTAAGCGTCCAGCTaataatcctgtgtgtgtgtgtgtgtatgtgtgtgtgtgtgtccaggtgAGAACGTCCTGCACGTACGTGATGCTGATACACAGAATAAGATCTACCACGCCCTGGAGCTGCAGTTCGGGAAGCGGTACCCCTGGTACGGAACTCGGACCCATGAATCGAATTGTCTGATGTTCTGTCGTCATGTAAGTTCCTCTCACTCTGTCCTCGATGTCTCTGCAGCTCCAAAATCTACGGGGACGGGAACGCCGTCCCACGCATCCTCAAGTTCCTGCAGTCCATCGATCTCTCAGAGCCGGTGCAGAAGACCTTCAGCTTCCCACCGGTGCCTGAAGACAGCGTGTCCCAGGACATCGACCACATCCTGGAGACGCAGAGTGCACTGGGCATCGACCTCGGTGGTACCAACCTGCGCGTGGGCATCGTCACCATggcggtacacacacacacacacacacacggtagtAATCTAAAGCAAAGTTATTGAAGGTTTTTACAGTTGGGATGGAGAACTTGTTTCTCCTGATTGAGGATGTTCTAAGGGATACAGGTTTTTCAGGACTGTTCATGAACTTTGTTTTAGTTTGAGTGTCTGAGGAACGATAGGTATGTTACCACCTGAGACTGATTCCATTCTTTCGTCTTACCTGATGTTTAAGGAACCTTCTTAGCAGAAGGATGTACAGAGTACACCAGCTCAGCTCAGGTCTGGGCGGGGCCatggtgtgttttttgttttgttttgttttttaaacagctcctcagtTTGAATAAGCTCCGCCCCTCTGATTTTCTAGTGGCTCACAGTTTTAGGGTGTGTGATTCTGAAGGGTTTTAGTTATTCTGGAGACGATTTTGTCAAATTGAAgtttattaatgtgtgtgtgtgtgtgtgtgtgtgtgttacaggggAAGATCATGAGGAAGTACTCTCAGCCCAACCCTAAGACCTATGAGGAGAGGATGGAGCTCATACTGAGCATGTGCAAACAGGCCATGGTCGATGCCGTCAACCTCAACTGCAGAATCCTGGGAGTTGGTATGTCTGTCcgtttatccatccatctatttatttatctcccACTATTCATCCATCTATACTTTTATCCATCCAACATTCCGTTCGTCTAATTGTTCACTCTTACTATCCATCCGTCTTATTGTTCACATCCAACATACTGTTCATCACCTTACTGGCCATCCATCCCTTCATCcttccatccattcatcaatccatccatccatccatccctttaCCCACCATCCtgtcatccatctatccattcatcccTTTACcctctcatccatccatccatccatccatcccttttccctcccatccatccatccattcattcacctaaccatccatccatctcttcACTCTCAGATCCCATACATCCATCCCTTCACCcttctatccatctatccatccatccatccatccatcccttctccctcccatccatccatccacgcATCCGTCCCTTCACcctcccatccatccatccattcatccacccaaccatccatccatctcttcACTCTCAGATCCCATCCATAAATTTacccttccatccatccatccattccttCACactcccatccatccatccatcccttcaCCCCATCCAGTCATCCACACATTCATTCCTTTACCCtcccattcatccatccatcccatcaccccatccatccatcccttcCTTCACactcccatccatccatccatcccttcaCCCCATCCACACATTCATTCCTTTACCCTCCCATTCATCCATCCCTCCCTTCACCCtcccatccattcatccatccctGCACCcacccttccatccatccatccgtccatccctGCACCCATCCATTCCTTCACcctcccatccatccatccatccatcctatCACCTTTCCATTCATCCCTTCACCCTTCCATCCATCCCTTTACCCACTATCCtgtcatccatctatccattcatcccTTTACcctctcatccatccatccatccatccatcccttttccctcccatccatccatccattcatccacccaaccatccatccatctcttcACTCTCAGATCCCATACATCCATCCCTTCACCcttctatccatctatccatccatccatccatcccttctccctcccatccatccatccacgcATCCGTCCCTTCACcctcccatccatccatccattcatccacccaaccatccatccatctcttcACTCTCAGATCCCATCCATAAATTTACCCTTCCATCCACCCCTTCACccttctatccatccatccattccttCACactcccatccatccatccatcccttcaCCCCATCCAGTCATCCACACATTCATTCCTTTACCCtcccattcatccatccatcccatcaccccatccatccatcccttcCTTCACactcccatccatccatccatcccttcaCCCCATCCACACATTCATTCCTTTACCCTCCCATTCATCCATCCCTCCCTTCACCCTCCCATCCATTCGTCCATCCCTGCACCcacccttccatccatccatccgtccatccctGCACCCATCCATTCCTTcacccttccatccatccatccatccatcctatCACCTTTCCATTCATCCCTTCACCCTTCCATCCATCCCTTTACCCTCCCATCCATCTATCCCTTCACCctcccatccatccatgcatccatccctCTCTTCactcttccatccatccatccatcttatCACCTTCCCATCCATCCCTTCACCCTTCCATCCATCTCTTCACCctcccatccatccattcattcattcatccacccAACCATCCAACATCCGGTTGATCATCTTACTGGCCCTCCCTCCATCTCTTTCACTAACTAGTTATTTCTTTAGCTACTCCTCCGAACTTGTCAGATCACGTAATGTTACTCCCTCATGGGTCGTTGTTATGTTATGTCTGTTAAAGCACAGTTATtgtccattcattcatctctctctgtctctgtttgtgtgtgtgtgtgctgtaggaGTGAGTACAGGGGGCAGGGTGAACCCCCAGGACGGCGTGGTGTTGGACTCCACTAAGCTGATAAACGAGTGGAGTCACATTGACCTGCGCTCCCCCGTGTCCCAGTCTCTCCACCTCCCGGTGTGGGTGGATAACGACGGAAACTGCGCCGCGCTCGCTGAGAAGAAGTTCGGCCACGGGAAGGGCGTGGAAAACTTTGTCACCATCATCACAGGGACGGGTGAGGACTCTTGCGCTGTACTCCCTCgctaagatgatgatgatgtgtgtctgtgtgtgagataaaTAGTGTGTGTCTGCACAGGAATCGGAGGCGGGATCATCCATCACGGCGAGCTGATCCACGGCAGTACGTTCTGCGCAGCGGAGCTCGGACACATCATGGTGTCTCTGGACGGACCGGAGTGTTCCTGCGGGAGTCGCGGCTGCGTCGAGGCCTACGCGTCTGGGCTAGCGCTGCAGCGAGAGGCTAAGAGACTGCACGACGGTAAGACGCAGCCGTGTCTGTCAGCTTTCTGTAGGCCAATCAGGAACGAGTGTTTTAACGATGTGTCATTTACAGAGGACCTGCTGCTGGTCCCGGGGATGAGTGTGAACAACAAGGAGCAGGTCAACGCCTCGCACCTCATACAGGCCGCTCGCCACGGGAACAGTAAAGCAGAGGCAGTGCTCCGGacaggtgacacacacacacacacacacatgcagtctctttctctccattcTCTGGATTCACCtgtctttttgtgttttcttttttattatctcTTTGTCTCATTCTTTTGAACTCTCCTCTTGACGTactgtttctttttctattaTCACTCTTTAAAatcgcctgtctgtctctctctgtctctcacagcgGGGACGGCTCTCGGCGTCGCGGTCGTGAACATCCTCCACACGGTG containing:
- the gne gene encoding bifunctional UDP-N-acetylglucosamine 2-epimerase/N-acetylmannosamine kinase isoform X2 yields the protein MQRAEEKMEREESRGTEEPGRRLKVCVATCNRADYSKLAPIMFGLKAQPDLFELEVIVLGSHLIDDYGNTYRMIEQDEFNISSSLHTIVRGEDEAAMVESLGLALVKLPDVLHRLAPHVLIVHGDRFDALAVATAAALMNVRILHVEGGEVSGTIDDSIRHAITKLAHYHAVCTRAAHTHLLAMCEDHNRILLAGCPSYDRLLTAWHRDDYEDIIKNWIGEGVKESDYIVALQHPVTTDIKTSIKIYELMLTALISFDKKTLILFPNVDAGSKDMVRVMRKLGIEKHPNFRAVKHVPFNQFIQLVAHAGCMVGNSSCGVREAGAFGTPVVNLGTRQTGRETGENVLHVRDADTQNKIYHALELQFGKRYPCSKIYGDGNAVPRILKFLQSIDLSEPVQKTFSFPPVPEDSVSQDIDHILETQSALGIDLGGTNLRVGIVTMAGKIMRKYSQPNPKTYEERMELILSMCKQAMVDAVNLNCRILGVGVSTGGRVNPQDGVVLDSTKLINEWSHIDLRSPVSQSLHLPVWVDNDGNCAALAEKKFGHGKGVENFVTIITGTGIGGGIIHHGELIHGSTFCAAELGHIMVSLDGPECSCGSRGCVEAYASGLALQREAKRLHDEDLLLVPGMSVNNKEQVNASHLIQAARHGNSKAEAVLRTAGTALGVAVVNILHTVNPSLVVLSGVLAQHYESNVTNFIRQRALASAREVKVMASELDSPALLGAASMVLDYTTRRTY
- the gne gene encoding bifunctional UDP-N-acetylglucosamine 2-epimerase/N-acetylmannosamine kinase isoform X1, with protein sequence MLRGRGARNPHELYYLQMQRAEEKMEREESRGTEEPGRRLKVCVATCNRADYSKLAPIMFGLKAQPDLFELEVIVLGSHLIDDYGNTYRMIEQDEFNISSSLHTIVRGEDEAAMVESLGLALVKLPDVLHRLAPHVLIVHGDRFDALAVATAAALMNVRILHVEGGEVSGTIDDSIRHAITKLAHYHAVCTRAAHTHLLAMCEDHNRILLAGCPSYDRLLTAWHRDDYEDIIKNWIGEGVKESDYIVALQHPVTTDIKTSIKIYELMLTALISFDKKTLILFPNVDAGSKDMVRVMRKLGIEKHPNFRAVKHVPFNQFIQLVAHAGCMVGNSSCGVREAGAFGTPVVNLGTRQTGRETGENVLHVRDADTQNKIYHALELQFGKRYPCSKIYGDGNAVPRILKFLQSIDLSEPVQKTFSFPPVPEDSVSQDIDHILETQSALGIDLGGTNLRVGIVTMAGKIMRKYSQPNPKTYEERMELILSMCKQAMVDAVNLNCRILGVGVSTGGRVNPQDGVVLDSTKLINEWSHIDLRSPVSQSLHLPVWVDNDGNCAALAEKKFGHGKGVENFVTIITGTGIGGGIIHHGELIHGSTFCAAELGHIMVSLDGPECSCGSRGCVEAYASGLALQREAKRLHDEDLLLVPGMSVNNKEQVNASHLIQAARHGNSKAEAVLRTAGTALGVAVVNILHTVNPSLVVLSGVLAQHYESNVTNFIRQRALASAREVKVMASELDSPALLGAASMVLDYTTRRTY